A window of Blastocatellia bacterium genomic DNA:
AGAAACACAACGTTTGTGCGAGTCGAGCCTATTATGCCGTATTCCTGGCCAGTATCGCCCTGCTCATCAAACTGACCGATTATCGGGCGAAAGACAATGAGTGGGAACATGGTCAAGTGCAAGCGGAGTTGAACCGACGGTTGATTATGCGAAGAAAGGTTCTTCCCGCCGAGCTTGGACGGACGCCAATGGACTTGATCACGTTACGGCACTTGGCCGATTACAAACCGCACTCGGTAGCCGCTAAAGAAGCAAAGCGAGCGTGTGACCGAGCTGCGAAATTCCTGACTTCAGTTGAGAGAGCGTTGGGAGAAACTGGATGAGGCGGAAA
This region includes:
- a CDS encoding HEPN domain-containing protein, yielding MEWKGYWLKAKENLDMAVLAHQMKKHNVCASRAYYAVFLASIALLIKLTDYRAKDNEWEHGQVQAELNRRLIMRRKVLPAELGRTPMDLITLRHLADYKPHSVAAKEAKRACDRAAKFLTSVERALGETG